In Quercus robur chromosome 11, dhQueRobu3.1, whole genome shotgun sequence, the following proteins share a genomic window:
- the LOC126705856 gene encoding probable sphingolipid transporter spinster homolog 2 isoform X2: protein MAMEKEEQTIAKESKPWADEKGMVLEPPKTAPTPSWFTPKRLLFIFCVINLINYLDRGAIASNGVNGSERTCNKSGSCTPGTGIQGQFNLSNFEDGVISSAFMVGLLVASPIFATLAKSVNPFRLIGVGLSVWTIGVIGSAASWNFWSITIARMLVGVGEASFISLAAPFIDDNAPAAQKTAWLGIFYMCIPTGYAIGYIYGGLVGDHFNWRYAFWGEAILMFPFVVLGFIMKPLQLKGFAPAESKKTLTQVETAASEEVEIGNGGAASTKEDFGDKLYKPAKVKGAIKTSNQFVRFMKDMKVLMLDKVYVTNVLGYVAYNFVIGAYSYWGPKAGKNIYNMSNADMIFGGITVVCGILGTITGGFVLDFMTNTIPNAFKLLSVTTFLGAAFCFGAFCFKSMYLFLAFFAIGEFLVFATQGPVNFVCLHCVNPSLRPLSMAMCTVATHLFGDVPSSPLVGVLQDHIHNWRETALILTSILFPAAGIWFIGVFLNSVDRFNEEREHEVNRTPLLESKTAERKESSAQS from the exons ATGGCAATGGAGAAAGAAGAACAAACAATTGCAAAGGAATCTAAGCCTTGGGCTGATGAGAAAGGCATGGTTTTGGAACCTCCTAAAACTGCTCCTACTCCTTCATGGTTCACACCCAAGAG GttactttttatcttttgtGTGATTAACTTGATAAATTACTTGGATCGCGGAGCAATAGCAAGTAATGGTGTGAATGGTAGCGAAAGAACTTGCAACAAAAGTGGTTCATGCACACCTGGTACCGGAATACA GGGGCAGTTCAACTTGAGCAATTTTGAAGATGGAGTTATATCATCAGCTTTTATGGTTGGACTTCTTGTGGCTTCTCCCATATTTGCAACACTAGCAAAGAG TGTCAATCCATTTCGGCTTATTGGAGTGGGACTTTCAGTTTGGACTATTGGTGTAATTGGTTCCGCTGCTTCATGGAATTTCTGGTCCATTACAATCGCTCGCAT gctAGTTGGTGTTGGTGAGGCATCATTTATAAGTCTTGCAGCCCCCTTCATTGATGATAATGCCCCAGCTGCTCAG AAAACGGCGTGGCTTGGAATATTTTACATGTGTATACCAACTGGATATGCAATTGGCTATATTTATGGAGGATTG GTCGGAGATCATTTCAATTGGCGTTATGCCTTCTGGGGAGAGGCAATTTTGATGTTTCCTTTTGTTGTTCTAGGCTTTATTATGAAGCCTCTTCAGTTGAAAG GCTTTGCTCCAGCTGAATCTAAAAAAACACTTACACAAGTAGAGACAGCTGCCTCAGAAG AGGTTGAAATTGGCAATGGTGGAGCAGCATCTACAAAAGAAGATTTTGGAGATAAGTTGTATAAACCTGCCAA AGTGAAAGGTGCAATTAAAACTTCAAATCAATTTGTAAGATTTATGAAAGACATGAAAGTGCTCATGCTTGATAAGGTGTATGTCACTAATGTTCTAG GTTACGTAGCATACAATTTCGTCATAGGAGCATACTCATATTGGGGGCCTAAGGctggtaaaaatatatataacatg AGCAATGCAGATATGATATTTGGAGGGATTACAGTTGTTTGTGGAATATTGGGCACGATTACTGGAGGCTTTGTTCTTGATTTTATGACTAACACCATTCCAAATGCTTTTAAG CTTCTTTCAGTGACAACATTTCTTGGAGCGGCGTTTTGCTTCGGTGCCTTTTGTTTCAAGAGCATGTATCTTTTCCTAGCTTTTTTTGCAATCGGTGAATTTCTCGTCTTTGCCACTCAG GGACCCGTAAACTTTGTATGTCTCCATTGTGTGAATCCAAGTTTGAGGCCACTGTCAATGGCTATGTGTACTGTTGCAACTCACCTCTTTGGAGATGTTCCATCCTCACCTCTTGTTGGAGTTCTCCAG GATCATATTCACAACTGGAGGGAGACTGCTCTTATTCTAACATCGATTTTGTTCCCAGCAGCTGGGATTTGGTTCATTG
- the LOC126705856 gene encoding probable sphingolipid transporter spinster homolog 2 isoform X1: MAMEKEEQTIAKESKPWADEKGMVLEPPKTAPTPSWFTPKRLLFIFCVINLINYLDRGAIASNGVNGSERTCNKSGSCTPGTGIQGQFNLSNFEDGVISSAFMVGLLVASPIFATLAKSVNPFRLIGVGLSVWTIGVIGSAASWNFWSITIARMLVGVGEASFISLAAPFIDDNAPAAQKTAWLGIFYMCIPTGYAIGYIYGGLVGDHFNWRYAFWGEAILMFPFVVLGFIMKPLQLKGFAPAESKKTLTQVETAASEDTEVEIGNGGAASTKEDFGDKLYKPAKVKGAIKTSNQFVRFMKDMKVLMLDKVYVTNVLGYVAYNFVIGAYSYWGPKAGKNIYNMSNADMIFGGITVVCGILGTITGGFVLDFMTNTIPNAFKLLSVTTFLGAAFCFGAFCFKSMYLFLAFFAIGEFLVFATQGPVNFVCLHCVNPSLRPLSMAMCTVATHLFGDVPSSPLVGVLQDHIHNWRETALILTSILFPAAGIWFIGVFLNSVDRFNEEREHEVNRTPLLESKTAERKESSAQS, encoded by the exons ATGGCAATGGAGAAAGAAGAACAAACAATTGCAAAGGAATCTAAGCCTTGGGCTGATGAGAAAGGCATGGTTTTGGAACCTCCTAAAACTGCTCCTACTCCTTCATGGTTCACACCCAAGAG GttactttttatcttttgtGTGATTAACTTGATAAATTACTTGGATCGCGGAGCAATAGCAAGTAATGGTGTGAATGGTAGCGAAAGAACTTGCAACAAAAGTGGTTCATGCACACCTGGTACCGGAATACA GGGGCAGTTCAACTTGAGCAATTTTGAAGATGGAGTTATATCATCAGCTTTTATGGTTGGACTTCTTGTGGCTTCTCCCATATTTGCAACACTAGCAAAGAG TGTCAATCCATTTCGGCTTATTGGAGTGGGACTTTCAGTTTGGACTATTGGTGTAATTGGTTCCGCTGCTTCATGGAATTTCTGGTCCATTACAATCGCTCGCAT gctAGTTGGTGTTGGTGAGGCATCATTTATAAGTCTTGCAGCCCCCTTCATTGATGATAATGCCCCAGCTGCTCAG AAAACGGCGTGGCTTGGAATATTTTACATGTGTATACCAACTGGATATGCAATTGGCTATATTTATGGAGGATTG GTCGGAGATCATTTCAATTGGCGTTATGCCTTCTGGGGAGAGGCAATTTTGATGTTTCCTTTTGTTGTTCTAGGCTTTATTATGAAGCCTCTTCAGTTGAAAG GCTTTGCTCCAGCTGAATCTAAAAAAACACTTACACAAGTAGAGACAGCTGCCTCAGAAG ATACAGAGGTTGAAATTGGCAATGGTGGAGCAGCATCTACAAAAGAAGATTTTGGAGATAAGTTGTATAAACCTGCCAA AGTGAAAGGTGCAATTAAAACTTCAAATCAATTTGTAAGATTTATGAAAGACATGAAAGTGCTCATGCTTGATAAGGTGTATGTCACTAATGTTCTAG GTTACGTAGCATACAATTTCGTCATAGGAGCATACTCATATTGGGGGCCTAAGGctggtaaaaatatatataacatg AGCAATGCAGATATGATATTTGGAGGGATTACAGTTGTTTGTGGAATATTGGGCACGATTACTGGAGGCTTTGTTCTTGATTTTATGACTAACACCATTCCAAATGCTTTTAAG CTTCTTTCAGTGACAACATTTCTTGGAGCGGCGTTTTGCTTCGGTGCCTTTTGTTTCAAGAGCATGTATCTTTTCCTAGCTTTTTTTGCAATCGGTGAATTTCTCGTCTTTGCCACTCAG GGACCCGTAAACTTTGTATGTCTCCATTGTGTGAATCCAAGTTTGAGGCCACTGTCAATGGCTATGTGTACTGTTGCAACTCACCTCTTTGGAGATGTTCCATCCTCACCTCTTGTTGGAGTTCTCCAG GATCATATTCACAACTGGAGGGAGACTGCTCTTATTCTAACATCGATTTTGTTCCCAGCAGCTGGGATTTGGTTCATTG